ACCGCGCTCGCCGTCGAGGGCGCGACGCCCGAGGCCGCCCCCGCGCAGCAGCTCATCAGCCTCGCGGAGCAGCTCGCGACGGTCGAGCTCTACACGATCCTCTCGCCGCTCGAGCGCCTGTTCCGCCGCGCCGAGCCGAAGATCCGGGTGGCCGTCGTCCGCGCGCTCTCCCACTTCCTCTACAAGCGCACGTTCATCACGATCCGCGACGCGCTCGTGGATCCCGATCCCACCGTGGTCCACGAGGCCGCCCGCGCGCTGGAAGAGCTGCGCTTCGCCCACGCCTTCGATCCGCTCGCCCGCATCTACCGCGAGTCGCAGGCCGCCGCCGTGCGCGCCAGCGCCGTGCGGGCGATCGCGAAGATCGACACCCTCGAGGCCGGCGAGATGCTCCTCGGCATCCTCCAGCACGAGGGCGCCGAGGAGCGCGCCGTGGCCGTCGAGGCGCTCAAGCGCGTGCGCGGCATGAAGTTCGTGGAGCTCGCCCGCGGCTCGCTCGCCGAGCTGACAGGCTCCGCGCAGGCGGTGGTGCGAGAGATCCTCCAGAGTCGTGGCCTCAGCCCCTGAGCGCGCCTGCACGACCACGCGCCAGCACGACCGCGCGCCCGCCGGCCGCGCCGGGGCTCCACAACGAACCACGACGGAGCCGCGCGGGGGTGATCCGCTGTCCGGGCAGCGAGCGCAGACTGCGCCTGGCTCCTCCCCTCTCTCACGCACCGGAGACCGCGCCTCGGACGAGCCTCAGGCGAGTCAGACGAGCAACCCCGCGATTGTGCGCTGCGGCAAGGGGATTCCCCTAACGAGTTTGGTTCTCGCAGCGCTTCTGGAGGGTGCACGTCGACATCCAGTCGGGATACCCTGCACGCGCCAATCCAACTCATCCCGAGAGCGTCTCGGAGCGCGATGGCGTAAGCATGGAAGCGGACGGAGCGCTTGGGGGAGCGCTGGGAAACCGCCGTCCGGGCTCCCGATGGTGCGCTGCTCGACACAGGTCGACTTCTCAGCGCGCCACCGGCGGCTCTTGTCTCGTGTGGGCAGCAGCTGGGCGCCGTACCGCGGCGCCCAGCTGCCCGCCGCCAGCGCGCGCCGATGCCGATCCAACGGCGGCCGGAGCTTGGCCGCGCCCTGGCGCAGGGCGGCCGCGCAGGGCGGCCGGAGCTCGACCCGCGCCCGGGCGCTCAGCTGCGGAGGATCGACTCGAGCGCGGGCACGATGCGGGCGTAGCGGAACTTGTATCCGAGCTCTTCCGCCCGCCTGGGATAGACGCGCTGCCCGGTGGTGATGATCTCCGCCGCGTCGCCCATCCCCAGCTTCACCACGGCCTCGGGCACGCGGAGCCACGACGGCCGGTGGAGCACCGCGCCGATCGCCTGCGCGACCTCGTCGCCGGTCTGCGCGTACGGCGCGGTCATGTTGAAGGGGCCGCGCACCGCCTCGTTGTCCAGGGCGAGCAGGGTCATCCCCACGACGTCGTCGCGGTGGATCCACGAGATGACCTGCTTGCCGTCGCCGACGGGCCCGCCCAGGAAGAACCGGAAGGGGGCGATCATCTTGTCGAGCGCGCCGCCGCCCTCGCCGATCACGACGCCGATGCGCAGCTGCACCGAGCGGACGCCGTGCTGCTCCTCGACGGCGCGGGCCGCCTCTTCCCAGCGGACGACGACGTCGGCGAGGAAGCCCTCGCCGGGCGCCGCGTCCTCGTCGAGCACCTTCTCGCCCGGCTGCGGGCCGTAGTAGCCCACGGCGGACGCGCAGAGGAACGTGCTGGGCTTGCGCTTGGCCTTGCCGATCGCCTCGCCCATGAGGCGGGTCGTGTCGATGCGGCTCCTCACGATCTCGCGCCGCGCCTCCTCGGTCCACCGCTTGACGATGGTCTCGCCCGCGAGGTGGACGACCGCGTCCACGCCGTCGACCTCCTCGAACCACGCCCCCGGGGCGTCCGAGCTCCACGACACGACGCGCGCCCCGGGCAGCGCCGCCTGCGTCCGCCCCACGTCGCGCGTCAGCACCGTCACCCGATCACCCCGCGCAAGCAGATCCTTCACGAGACCGCGCCCGATAAACCCGCTGCCG
The DNA window shown above is from Sorangium aterium and carries:
- a CDS encoding TIGR01777 family oxidoreductase — its product is MKTVLVTGGSGFIGRGLVKDLLARGDRVTVLTRDVGRTQAALPGARVVSWSSDAPGAWFEEVDGVDAVVHLAGETIVKRWTEEARREIVRSRIDTTRLMGEAIGKAKRKPSTFLCASAVGYYGPQPGEKVLDEDAAPGEGFLADVVVRWEEAARAVEEQHGVRSVQLRIGVVIGEGGGALDKMIAPFRFFLGGPVGDGKQVISWIHRDDVVGMTLLALDNEAVRGPFNMTAPYAQTGDEVAQAIGAVLHRPSWLRVPEAVVKLGMGDAAEIITTGQRVYPRRAEELGYKFRYARIVPALESILRS